A segment of the Catenulispora sp. MAP5-51 genome:
ACTCCTACGGCGGCCCGGGCTCGGGCTGCTCGCTGTACGAGCCGAAGCCGAGCTTCCAGAAGGACACCGGCTGCGCGATGCGCACGGTCGCGGACGTCTCCGCGGTCGCCGACCCGGCCACCGGCGTGTCGGTCTACGACACCTACCAGGCCACCGGCTGGCAGGTCTACGGCGGCACCAGCGTCTCCGCGCCGCTGATCTCCGGGGTCTACGCGGACGCCGGCGCACCCGGCGCCGGGACATACCCCAACGCCTACCCCTACGCCAAGCCCTCCTCCCTCAACGACGTGACGCAGGGCTCGACGAGCACCTGCACCCCGTCCTACCTGTGCACCGCCGGCCCCGGCTACGACGGCCCGACCGGTCTGGGCACGCCCAACGGCCTGGCGGCCTTCAGCAGCGGTCCGCACGGCCTGGTCTCGGGCAAGGTCACCGACGGCACGAACCCGGTGGCCGGCGCCAAGATCTCGGCCGGGACGACGAGTACGACGACCGCCGCGGACGGCAGCTACTCGCTGTCCGTGACGCCGGGCACCTACTCGGTCAGCGTCAGCGCCTTCGGCTACGCCGACCAGTCGGTGGACGGCGTGGTGGTCGCGGACGGCGCGACCGTCGCGGAGAACTTCACGCTCGCGGCCGTGGCCCGGGTGGCGGTGACCGGCAAGGTGACCGACGGCTCCGGCCAGGGCTGGCCGCTGTACGCGACGATCTCGGTGGACGGCATGCCGGGCGGCCCGGTGTACACGAACCCGAAGACCGGGGCGTACTCGTTCCAGCTGCCGGTGAACAAGACCTATGAGCTCCACACCACCGCCGCCTATCCTGGGTATCAGCCCTCGGACACGCCGGTGACGGTGGGCGTCTCGGCCGTGACCCAGCCGATCTCGGTGAAGGTGGACCCCGCGACCTGCACGGCCGCCGGCTACCAGGTCGGGCACACCGGCTCGTACCAGACCTTCGACGGGACCTCGGCCCCGACCGGCTGGACCGTCACGAACAACACCGCCTCCGGCGGCTGGGAGTTCGACGACCCGGGCAACCGGGGCAACCTCACCACGGGGAGCGGCGGGTTCGCCATCGTCGACAGCGACCACCTGGGCACCGGCAACTCGCAGGACACGTATCTGACCTCACCGGTCAGCGACCTGTCCGCGGTCGCCTCGCCGGAGCTGGACTTCGCGACCTACTACAAGCCCTACGGCAACTCCACAGCGACCGTCGAGGTCAGCGTGGACAACGGCGCGACCTGGTCGGCGGTGTGGTCGCAGAGCACCACGGCCGTCACCGGCTCCAAGGTGAGCATCCCGTTGCCGCAGGCCGTGGGCAAGACGCAGGTGCAGGTCCGGTTCCACTACACCGGTTCCTGGGCCTACTACTGGGAGCTCGACAACGTCCTGATCGGCACCCCGACCTGCGACCCGGTGCCCGGCGGCCTGGTGATCGGCCAGGTCACCGACGCCAACACCAAGGCCGCGCTGGCCGGGGTGAGCGTGTCGGAGACCGCGGCGCCGACCGTCGGCGGGACCTCGGCGGCCACCTCCGACCCGGCCATGAAGGGCGCGTTCTACTGGTTCTTCTCCCCGACCACCGGCTCGGTGCCGCTGACCGCGGCCAAGGGCCACTACACCTCGGGCACCGCGACCGCCGCGGTCGCGACGTCCAAGGTCGTCGAGGCCGACTTCAGCCTCAAGGCCGGACGGCTGGCGGTCACGCCGGCCTCGGTGTCCAAGACCGTGCCGTGGGGCGGCAACGCCACGCAGACGGTCACGGTGAAGAACACCGGCACCGCGCCGGCGACGCTGAACGTCGGCGAGCAGCCGGGCGGGTTCGTGATGCAGGACGTCCCGGCGGCGCCCACGCAGATCGTGCCGGCGCACGTGACCACCGGCAGCGCGCTGGTGGCCTCGAAGAAGCTCGGCGCGGCAGCCGTGCACCCCGCCGCGACGACCTCCGGTGACACCTGGCAGCCGCTGGCGAACTTCCCGACGCTGATCCAGGACAACATCGCCGACTTCGCAGGCGGCAAGCTCTACTCCGGGTTCGGCTTCGACGGCACCAACGACTCCAGCAAGCTGTACTCCTTCGATCCGGTCTCCGGGGCGTGGACGGCGCTGGCCTCGGCGACCGACACCCGCGAGTCGCCGGCGCACGGCTTCATCGGCGGCAAGCTGTACGTGGTCGGCGGGTGGGACACCTCCGGCAACGCGGACTCCAAGATGGAGGTCTACGACCCGGCGGCGAACCAGTGGAGCACGGGCCCGGCGGCCCCGGCGCCGTACGCCGGCTCCGGCAGCGCGGTGATCGGCTCGACGATGTACGTCGTCGGCGGCTGCACCTCAACCTGCGGCACCACCGACGTGTACGCCTTCGACGCCGGAGCCGGGACGTGGAGCAAGCTGGCCGCGTACCCGGAGTCCACGGCGTGGCTGTCGTGCGCGGGCCTGTCCGGCAAGCTGGTCTGCGCCGGCGGCACCTCGGCGACCGCTCCGAGCCAGAACACGTACGTCTACGACCCGGCGGCCGGCTCCTGGACCAAGGCGGCGTCCGCGCCGGCGGCGTTCTGGGCCGCGGCCGGGACCGGCGCCAACGGCAAGCTCCTGGTGACCGGCGGCGTGGTGGCCGGCGGCCTGACCAACCAGGCCTGGGCCTACGACCCGGCGGCCGACGCCTGGTCGGCGCTGCCGAACTCCAACGTCAGCGCCTACCGCTTCGCCGGCGCGCTGGGCTTCTACACGGTCGGCGGCGGCCAGGGCACCCTGACACCGCCGGTGGCGACCACGCAGGTGCTGCCCGGCTACACCACCGGCCCGTCGACCGACGTGCCGTGGCTGGCCGAGAGCGCCACGACGCTGACCCTGGCGCCCGGCGCCTCGGGGACCTTCGACGTCACCGTGGACGCCAGCGACGCCTCGGTCACCCAGCCGGGCGCGTACACGGCGAGCCTGGGCCTGAGCTCCGACACGCCCTACCCGCTGACCGCGGTGCCGGTGACGATGACGGTGAAGCCCCCGGCGACCTGGGGCAAGATCACCGGATCCGTGACGTACACCGACGCCGGCGGCGCATCGGTGGCGCTGGCCGGGGCCACGGTCCAGATCGACACCTGGGCCACGCACTACACCCTGCACACCGACATCAACGGCAACTACTCGCTCTGGCTGGACTACCGCAACAACCCCCTGACGGTGATCGCCGCCAAGGACGGCTACCAGCCGCAGGTCAAGACGGTGACGATCAAGAAGGGCGCGACGAGCACGGCGAAGTTCGTGCTGCTGAAGGACTGATCGGGAACTGAGTAGGGCGGGGCGGGATCGCGCGATCCCGCCCCGCCCCTTGGTTTTGGCGGGGCTACTCGGTCGCACCGACCACGGCGATGGCACGGCGCCGGGTGAGCACCGCGGCCGGGACGAGCATTCCGACGGCGACCACCATGGCGGCCACCGCGATCCCGCCCGCGAGGTAGAACGGCGGCAGGTAGGGCAGCCAGGTGTGGAACTGCGTGTGCAGCATCGGCGCCAGAGTCAGACCCCCGACAGCACAGGCCAGCACCAGCGCGGTGACCAGGACGATCGCCGCCTCGACGGCGACGATGCCCAGCACGCGCGCCACGTCGTCGCGCTTGGCCCCCGGTCCGCCGAGCCGGCTCGGCAGCAGTACGTTCTGCGCCACCGTCAGCTCGGACAGCAGGTTGTACGCCTGGAAGACGAACCCGACCTTGTCCCGTCGCAGCCTGGTCAGGCGCCGCTCTCCCATGCGCCCGATCTCCGTGCCGGCCAGCCAGACCTGCCCGGTGTCGGGACGGTCCAGGCCGGCGGCGCAGTGCAGCAGCGTGCTCTTGCCCGAACCGGTCGCACCCATGACGGCCACGAACTGGCCGGCCGGGATGGAGAGCGACACGTCGCGCAATGCCCACGCCGGGGATCGGCGCCCTTGGTAGTTCCGTCCCACGTTCGCCAGCGTCACCATGTCCACTCCCCCACCCTCGCCGGGCTAACAGGCCTCGGACGACCGTGCTCGCCTCCCACCTGAGGTGGGGATAACCGGGGAGTTCCCCACTTGGAAACACGTTACTGAAAACGGTTACATTCTCAATAGTGCAGCTTCTCGGCTTCTGAGTGCCCACTCTTGACGAGAATCATGGAACCGGTTTACCTTGCGCCTCACGCACCTTCAGTCCGCGTCGGCAGGAGTGGTCCGTGAGCAGTCCTGAACTTCCCGTGTCC
Coding sequences within it:
- a CDS encoding ABC transporter ATP-binding protein, translated to MVTLANVGRNYQGRRSPAWALRDVSLSIPAGQFVAVMGATGSGKSTLLHCAAGLDRPDTGQVWLAGTEIGRMGERRLTRLRRDKVGFVFQAYNLLSELTVAQNVLLPSRLGGPGAKRDDVARVLGIVAVEAAIVLVTALVLACAVGGLTLAPMLHTQFHTWLPYLPPFYLAGGIAVAAMVVAVGMLVPAAVLTRRRAIAVVGATE
- a CDS encoding carboxypeptidase regulatory-like domain-containing protein; amino-acid sequence: MHIPRPSRLGKIVALAAALALTTGVTSAAADVGRATPAKAASSAAPAAKPSSLTGAKPEARSVCPPAAKGAFTCFALQRTDIASSAGLLKADTAPAGFGPGDLLSAYSLPADGGAGATVAIVDAYDDPNAEADLGLYRTQFGLPACTTANGCFKKVDQTGGTSYPTPDAGWSGEISLDLDMVSAVAPRAHIILVEAATPNFTDLGASVDEAVALGAGYVSNSYGSNYTSTPGSGEDPSEATSMDPYYNHPGVAVIASSGDGSYGVAYPAASQYVTSVGGTSLVKDTSARGWSESVWSNSYGGPGSGCSLYEPKPSFQKDTGCAMRTVADVSAVADPATGVSVYDTYQATGWQVYGGTSVSAPLISGVYADAGAPGAGTYPNAYPYAKPSSLNDVTQGSTSTCTPSYLCTAGPGYDGPTGLGTPNGLAAFSSGPHGLVSGKVTDGTNPVAGAKISAGTTSTTTAADGSYSLSVTPGTYSVSVSAFGYADQSVDGVVVADGATVAENFTLAAVARVAVTGKVTDGSGQGWPLYATISVDGMPGGPVYTNPKTGAYSFQLPVNKTYELHTTAAYPGYQPSDTPVTVGVSAVTQPISVKVDPATCTAAGYQVGHTGSYQTFDGTSAPTGWTVTNNTASGGWEFDDPGNRGNLTTGSGGFAIVDSDHLGTGNSQDTYLTSPVSDLSAVASPELDFATYYKPYGNSTATVEVSVDNGATWSAVWSQSTTAVTGSKVSIPLPQAVGKTQVQVRFHYTGSWAYYWELDNVLIGTPTCDPVPGGLVIGQVTDANTKAALAGVSVSETAAPTVGGTSAATSDPAMKGAFYWFFSPTTGSVPLTAAKGHYTSGTATAAVATSKVVEADFSLKAGRLAVTPASVSKTVPWGGNATQTVTVKNTGTAPATLNVGEQPGGFVMQDVPAAPTQIVPAHVTTGSALVASKKLGAAAVHPAATTSGDTWQPLANFPTLIQDNIADFAGGKLYSGFGFDGTNDSSKLYSFDPVSGAWTALASATDTRESPAHGFIGGKLYVVGGWDTSGNADSKMEVYDPAANQWSTGPAAPAPYAGSGSAVIGSTMYVVGGCTSTCGTTDVYAFDAGAGTWSKLAAYPESTAWLSCAGLSGKLVCAGGTSATAPSQNTYVYDPAAGSWTKAASAPAAFWAAAGTGANGKLLVTGGVVAGGLTNQAWAYDPAADAWSALPNSNVSAYRFAGALGFYTVGGGQGTLTPPVATTQVLPGYTTGPSTDVPWLAESATTLTLAPGASGTFDVTVDASDASVTQPGAYTASLGLSSDTPYPLTAVPVTMTVKPPATWGKITGSVTYTDAGGASVALAGATVQIDTWATHYTLHTDINGNYSLWLDYRNNPLTVIAAKDGYQPQVKTVTIKKGATSTAKFVLLKD